In a genomic window of Styela clava chromosome 7, kaStyClav1.hap1.2, whole genome shotgun sequence:
- the LOC120328508 gene encoding hydroxyacid-oxoacid transhydrogenase, mitochondrial-like, producing MAAVRKSSNLLKTLHRSSVGIFRNQQHSASGDAEYAIEMACSNIRYGLGVSKEVGMDFKNMGAKNVCVVTDKNIAKLAPMKDICEALDRENVKYTVYDETRVEPTDGSFQHAINFAKAGGFDSFLAVGGGSVIDTCKAANLYASCPDAELLDFVNAPIGKAKPVVDPLKPLIAIPTTAGTGSETTGVAIFDHLPTKAKTGIANRALRPTLGIVDPLLLQSMPNRVTCYSGFDVLCHALESYTAIPFNERKPRPSNPLYRPAYQGSNPISDVWTKQALHVCKLYLRDAVRDPGNLEARSEMHLASVFAGIGFGNAGVHLCHGMSYPISGLVKSFKSSDYDTDHPLVPHGLSVVITAPAVFRFCGPACPDRHLEAAAILGADVTNVKREDAGNCLADIVTKYMQDLEVPDGLSALGYSSSDIPALVKGTIPQERVTKIAPRPQTEEDLAFMLESSMKNY from the exons ATGGCGGCTGTTAGAAAAAGTAGCAATCTATTGAAGACTCTTCATCGTAGTAGTGTGGG aaTATTCAGAAATCAGCAACATTCAGCCAGTG GAGACGCAGAATATGCGATCGAG ATGGCTTGTTCAAACATACGGTATGGACTGGGAGTTTCAAAAGAGGTTGGAATGGATTTCAAGAACATGGGAGCAAAAAATGTTTGTGTAGTTACAGATAAAAAT ATTGCTAAATTAGCTCCAATGAAAGATATTTGCGAAGCATTAGATCGCGAAAATGTCAAATACACAGTTTATGATGAAACAAGAGTTGAACCTACTGATGGAAG tTTTCAGCACGCTATCAATTTTGCAAAAGCAGGAGGTTTTGACAGTTTTCTTGCTGTCGGTGGAGGATCTGTAATTGATACTTGTAAAGCTGCTAATCTATATGCATCATGTCCTGATGCTGAACTTCTGGATTTTGTGAACGCTCCAATTGGAAAAGCAAAGCCAGTGGTCGATCCTTTAAAGCCACTTATTGCAA TACCAACAACGGCAGGAACTGGAAGTGAAACAACTGGGGTTGCTATATTTGATCATCTGCCAACAAAAGCTAAAACTGGAATAGCAAACAGAGCATTGAGGCCAACATTAGGAATAGTTGATCCTCTCTTATTACAGTCCATGCCTAATCGAGTGACTTGTTATTCTGGATTTGACGTTTTATg TCATGCTCTCGAATCCTATACTGCAATCCCGTTCAATGAAAGGAAACCAAGGCCCAGCAATCCACTCTATAGACCAGCTTATCAAGGAAGCAACCCAATCAG TGATGTATGGACGAAACAGGCATTGCATGTTTGTAAATTGTATCTTCGTGATGCAGTCAGAGATCCAGGAAATTTAGAAGCACGATCGGAGATGCATCTTGCAAGTGTTTTTGCTGGAATAGGGTTCGGAAATGCAGGTGTTCATCTGTG TCACGGAATGTCATATCCAATTTCTGGTCTTGTGAAATCATTCAAATCTTCTGATTATGATACAGATCATCCCCTGGTG CCTCATGGTCTATCAGTTGTCATCACAGCTCCTGCTGTTTTTCGTTTTTGTGGTCCAGCATGTCCTGATAGACATCTGGAAGCAGCTGCGATACTTGGTGCTGACGTCACTAATGTCAAACGTGAAGATGCTGGAAACTGTCTTGCTGATATCGTAACGAAATACATGCAAGACTTAGAG GTGCCTGATGGGCTTTCCGCTTTGGGTTACAGCTCTAGTGATATTCCTGCTTTGGTTAAAGGAACCATTCCACAGGAGAGAGTTACCAAGATTGCACCTAGGCCACAAACAGAAGAAGATCTTGCATTTATGCTGGAAAGTTCTATGAAAAATTACtga
- the LOC120328509 gene encoding 45 kDa calcium-binding protein-like, whose amino-acid sequence MVLKYIVFVIFTFLNSVCYAGVIHQKLNLGNFTGGKEDALDNQDLGPPDHLDAVKFERDGDMNAEFYHEIFLGEEKHHFHEKKTKEDKLKKLEEIFRRADVTNDNYIEEGELHAWIMMMVNDHMKQATTESENKFKLIVGEKATVVNFEQFHAAFIKSLRNFNASHDGKSKFNQQYIETRLHTIKEEWAKADLNNDGNLSKKEFLLFQHPEMSNATLMIACKDFMEERDYDSNNKLDVKEFVFGFPVGDDINLDDYADGDDLIRDKIHQFRKYVDVDGDGFLTLDELMVYLDPFSNLNARNDAHDMMFYVDSDADGKLTLDEVKQASEYLTGTKLFDASSFFHNEL is encoded by the exons atggttttgaaatatattgtctttgtgattttcacatttttaaataGTGTTTGCTACGCTGGTGTCATTCACCAAAAACTTAACTTGGGCAATTTTACAG GTGGGAAAGAGGATGCATTAGATAACCAGGATCTTGGTCCTCCAGATCATCTTGATGCTGTGAAGTTTGAACGAGATGGGGATATGAATGCAGAATTTTATCACGAAATATTTCTTGGTGAAGAAAAACATcattttcatgaaaaaaaaacaaaagaagaTAAGTTGAAAAAACTTGAAGAAATTTTTCGCAG GGCTGATGTCACCAATGATAATTATATTGAGGAAGGTGAATTGCATGCTTGGATAATGATGATGGTTAACGATCACATGAAGCAAGCAACAACTGAAAGCGAGAATAAATTTAAACTTATTGTTGGAGAGAAAGCTACTGTTGTAAACTTCGAACAATTTCACGCTGCTTTCATTAAATCTTTGAG GAACTTCAATGCTTCTCATGATGGTAAAAGTAAATTCAATCAGCAGTATATTGAAACCAGATTACACACGATCAAAGAGGAATGGGCGAAG GCCGATTTAAATAACGATGGAAATCTTTCTAAGAAGGAATTTCTATTGTTTCAACATCCAGAGATGAGTAATGCAACTCTCATGATTGCTTGTAAAGATTTCATGGAAGAGAGAG ATTATGATTCGAATAATAAACTTGATGTGAAAGAGTTTGTATTCGGATTTCCTGTTGGTGATGATATAAATCTAGATGATTATGCTGATGGAGATGATCTTATTCGAGATAAAATTCATCAGTTCAGAAAATATGTTGATGTGGATGGAGATGGATTTCTTACACTTGATGAATTAatg GTGTATCTCGATCCATTCAGCAATTTAAATGCAAGGAATGATGCTCATGATATGATGTTTTATGTTGATTCTGATGCAGATGGTAAATTAACACTAGATGAAGTGAAGCAAGCTAGTGAATATTTAACAGGAACAAAACTATTTGATGCTTCTTCCTTTTTTCATAATGAGCTATGA
- the LOC120328089 gene encoding proteasome subunit beta type-6-like yields MISHECPMDDGFQQEEVSTGTSIMAVEFDGGVVIGADSRTTSGAYIANRVTDKLTPIHERIFCCRSGSAADTQAIADIVAAHVELNGIEMDSLPRVRTAAQVFHRMCYTNRDSLLAGIIVAGWDPKEGGQVYTVPLGGMFVRQPFSIGGSGSTYIYGHVDSTFKENMTKEQCLKFTANALALAMNRDGSSGGVIRLAAIDKNGVDRKVILGSEIPRFFEG; encoded by the exons ATGATCAGTCACGAGTGTCCCATGGACGATGGGTTCCAGCAAGAAGAAGTGAGCACTGGG ACATCCATCATGGCGGTAGAGTTTGATGGGGGTGTTGTTATCGGAGCAGATTCAAGAACAACATCTGG AGCATACATTGCGAATCGTGTGACAGACAAACTTACGCCGATACATGAAAGAATATTCTGCTGCAGATCAGGTTCTGCTGCTGATACACAAGCAATTGCGGATATAGTTGCAGCTCATGTTGAATTAAACGG GATTGAAATGGACAGTTTACCTCGAGTTAGAACAGCAGCACAAGTTTTTCATCGAATGTGTTACACCAATCGTGATAGCCTATTAGCTGGTATTATTGTTGCTGGTTGGGATCCGAAGGAAGGAGGCCAG gtGTACACTGTCCCACTTGGAGGTATGTTTGTAAGACAACCATTTTCAATCGGAGGTTCAGGTAGCACATATATTTATGGGCATGTTGATTCAAcatttaaagaaaatatgacCAAGGAGCAATGCCTTAAGTTCACGGCAAATG CTTTGGCATTGGCTATGAACAGAGATGGATCAAGTGGAGGTGTAATAAGACTTGCTGCTATTGATAAAAATGGTGTCGACCGAAAAGTAATTCTAGGAAGCGAGATACCTAGATTTTTTGAGGGTTGA